One genomic window of Evansella cellulosilytica DSM 2522 includes the following:
- a CDS encoding ReoY family proteolytic degradation factor: MNNPVPVMEKRDFLKWFLDQYQLKRRECAWLLNFLMSDDILMERVHFVEQAEYCPKALMISANDVDSVPFAFHKNQHVTMDAEKSFHDIRLNRTEDIYVQLNFKEKQQVPQYVAVLEENPYLPINKEEANVDSLLAEIVLEQSIKSYRLSLLEGEIDQALIRGDEKAFHELVEQYHALKAL; the protein is encoded by the coding sequence ATGAACAATCCTGTTCCTGTAATGGAAAAACGCGACTTTTTGAAGTGGTTTTTGGATCAGTATCAGCTTAAACGTAGAGAGTGTGCTTGGTTATTGAATTTTTTGATGAGTGACGATATTTTAATGGAGCGTGTACATTTTGTGGAACAGGCGGAATATTGTCCGAAAGCATTAATGATTTCCGCAAATGATGTGGATAGTGTTCCTTTTGCTTTTCACAAAAATCAGCACGTGACGATGGATGCAGAAAAGTCCTTTCATGACATTAGACTTAATCGCACGGAAGATATTTATGTTCAACTCAATTTCAAGGAAAAACAGCAAGTTCCTCAGTACGTAGCCGTATTAGAGGAAAACCCATACCTTCCTATAAATAAAGAGGAAGCTAATGTGGATAGCTTATTAGCTGAAATCGTACTGGAACAGTCGATTAAGTCATATCGTTTAAGTCTTTTAGAAGGGGAGATTGATCAAGCGTTAATTAGGGGAGACGAAAAGGCCTTTCATGAATTAGTAGAACAATATCATGCTTTAAAAGCCCTTTAA
- the dapB gene encoding 4-hydroxy-tetrahydrodipicolinate reductase, with the protein MLKIVVAGPRGNMGQEAVKMVANEEAFELVAVVDIEHNGLKMKDVPSMLPLDVPIFEDMNDCFQQVNADILIDLTAPEAGKKHMKIAFENGVRPVVGTTGFTDEDVKELSDIAEDKKIGAIIAPNFAVGAILMMKFSQMAARYLPDVEIIEQHHDRKLDAPSGTAVKTAQMITEVREKKSQGHPDEKETLQGARGADFDGLHIHSVRLPGLVAHQEVIFGGVGQTLKIRHDSLNRESFMPGVKLACETVMKIDVLVYGLEHIIE; encoded by the coding sequence ATGTTAAAAATTGTAGTAGCAGGACCTCGTGGTAACATGGGGCAAGAAGCAGTGAAAATGGTAGCAAATGAAGAAGCTTTTGAACTTGTGGCAGTGGTCGATATAGAACATAATGGATTGAAAATGAAGGATGTTCCTTCGATGCTTCCTTTAGATGTTCCGATTTTTGAAGATATGAATGATTGTTTTCAACAAGTGAATGCAGATATATTGATTGATCTCACTGCACCCGAAGCTGGAAAGAAGCATATGAAAATTGCATTCGAAAATGGCGTAAGACCCGTAGTTGGAACTACTGGATTCACTGATGAAGATGTGAAGGAGCTTTCTGACATAGCTGAAGATAAAAAAATAGGGGCTATTATTGCACCTAATTTTGCTGTTGGAGCCATTCTCATGATGAAATTTTCACAAATGGCAGCGCGATATTTACCTGATGTTGAAATCATAGAACAGCACCATGATCGTAAACTAGATGCGCCATCTGGTACAGCGGTGAAGACAGCTCAAATGATTACAGAAGTAAGGGAGAAAAAATCGCAAGGTCATCCTGACGAAAAAGAAACTCTACAAGGTGCAAGAGGCGCAGACTTTGATGGCTTACACATCCATAGTGTCCGTTTACCAGGTCTCGTTGCCCATCAAGAAGTGATATTTGGTGGAGTAGGTCAAACATTGAAAATTCGTCACGATTCGCTAAATCGTGAATCCTTTATGCCAGGTGTAAAATTAGCTTGTGAAACAGTAATGAAAATAGACGTGCTCGTTTATGGTCTAGAACACATTATTGAGTAG
- a CDS encoding menaquinol-cytochrome c reductase cytochrome b/c subunit: MHRGKGMKFVGDSRVKAKEHRMKNIPKDYSEYPGKTEAFWPNFLLREWMVGAVFLVGYLCLTVAHPAPLERMADPTDSGYIPLPDWYFLFLYQLLKYEFAAGPYTVIGAVVIPGIAFGALLLAPWLDTGPERRPIKRPIASGIMLLAVVSIIFLTWESVDEHDWEAAAQQGAIVEDVEVDTESEAYAIYQTQDSCIGCHGGDMLGGAAGPNLFQGDYSKEEVYDIIKYGIEGTAMPGDNFTGTDEELEILSAFIANDGQDPEE; this comes from the coding sequence ATGCATCGCGGGAAAGGTATGAAATTCGTCGGGGATTCCCGAGTTAAAGCGAAAGAGCATCGAATGAAAAACATACCAAAAGATTATTCCGAGTACCCAGGTAAAACAGAGGCTTTTTGGCCTAACTTCTTACTTCGCGAATGGATGGTTGGGGCCGTCTTTTTAGTGGGGTATTTATGTTTAACTGTTGCTCACCCTGCGCCATTAGAGCGTATGGCAGATCCAACAGATTCAGGCTACATACCATTACCTGATTGGTATTTCTTATTTTTGTATCAATTGTTAAAATATGAGTTTGCAGCAGGACCTTATACAGTAATTGGTGCTGTTGTAATTCCTGGTATCGCCTTTGGTGCACTTTTATTAGCTCCATGGCTTGATACAGGTCCTGAGCGTCGGCCGATAAAACGTCCAATTGCTAGTGGGATTATGTTATTAGCAGTTGTATCTATCATTTTCCTAACATGGGAGTCTGTTGATGAACATGATTGGGAAGCGGCAGCACAGCAAGGTGCTATAGTAGAAGATGTTGAAGTAGATACTGAATCAGAAGCTTATGCAATTTACCAAACCCAGGACTCCTGTATTGGTTGTCATGGGGGAGATATGTTAGGTGGAGCTGCTGGTCCAAACCTCTTCCAAGGAGATTACTCTAAAGAAGAAGTGTACGATATCATTAAGTATGGTATAGAGGGTACCGCTATGCCAGGTGATAACTTCACAGGAACTGATGAAGAGCTGGAAATATTATCAGCATTTATTGCAAATGATGGTCAAGATCCTGAAGAGTAA
- the mgsA gene encoding methylglyoxal synthase → MNISFIAHDRKKDDMVQFVTAYEQVLKEHTLFSTGTTGERIMEATSLSIHRFQSGPLGGDQQIGAKIAENEMDLVVFFKDPLAAQPHEPDITALIRLCDVYSIPLATNMATAEILLRGLQRGDFKWREIVKGNMEEGRQ, encoded by the coding sequence ATGAATATTTCTTTTATTGCCCATGATAGAAAAAAAGATGATATGGTTCAATTTGTAACAGCATATGAACAAGTCTTAAAGGAACATACTTTGTTTTCTACAGGAACTACAGGAGAAAGAATTATGGAGGCAACCTCATTAAGCATTCATCGTTTTCAATCTGGCCCTTTAGGGGGAGATCAACAAATAGGGGCTAAAATAGCAGAGAACGAAATGGATCTCGTTGTCTTCTTTAAAGATCCATTAGCTGCACAACCACATGAGCCTGATATTACAGCATTAATAAGGTTGTGCGATGTCTATAGTATACCGTTAGCTACAAACATGGCTACTGCTGAAATATTGTTAAGAGGATTGCAAAGAGGCGATTTCAAGTGGCGAGAAATTGTTAAAGGCAACATGGAGGAAGGAAGACAGTAA
- the bshB1 gene encoding bacillithiol biosynthesis deacetylase BshB1 produces MNFKQLDMLAIGAHPDDVEIGMGGTLAKYASKGFKTAILNLTKAELSSNGTVEGRQLEADKAAKVLQTERIQLSFQDRRLFESKSECILAIVNVIRKYRPKVVFAPNSNDRHPDHGHCSVLVKEAVFSAGIKKFAPDSNFVAYRPNYLYYYQINGMIVPDFVIDISDFIDKKLKALSCYESQFTKGVTGVDTPLTDGYIEKVRGREHLLGSDHGLAYAEGFKSEKPLLMTSLLGE; encoded by the coding sequence ATGAATTTTAAACAATTGGATATGCTTGCGATAGGTGCACATCCAGACGATGTAGAAATTGGTATGGGAGGTACGCTAGCGAAATATGCTAGTAAAGGTTTTAAAACTGCTATTCTTAATTTAACGAAGGCTGAGTTATCTTCTAATGGAACTGTTGAAGGTAGACAATTAGAGGCCGATAAAGCAGCTAAAGTACTTCAAACGGAACGGATTCAATTGTCATTTCAGGATCGAAGACTTTTTGAGAGTAAATCAGAATGTATACTTGCCATTGTTAATGTCATTAGAAAGTATAGGCCTAAAGTAGTATTTGCACCGAATAGTAACGATAGGCATCCCGATCATGGACATTGTAGTGTTCTCGTAAAAGAAGCTGTTTTTTCAGCTGGAATAAAAAAGTTTGCACCTGACTCAAATTTCGTTGCATACCGTCCTAATTACTTATATTACTACCAAATTAATGGAATGATTGTACCAGATTTTGTGATTGATATAAGCGACTTTATTGATAAGAAATTAAAAGCACTCTCTTGTTATGAAAGTCAGTTTACTAAAGGAGTTACCGGTGTAGACACACCACTAACTGATGGGTATATAGAAAAGGTAAGAGGGAGAGAGCATTTATTAGGAAGTGATCATGGGCTCGCCTATGCAGAAGGATTCAAATCGGAAAAACCGTTGTTAATGACAAGTTTATTAGGAGAATAA
- a CDS encoding ubiquinol-cytochrome c reductase iron-sulfur subunit produces the protein MSEKEHKVSRRQFLSYALMGVGGFMAAATVSPMVRFALDPALDAGGDTEFVNVATVDELTEEPQRFDFKVEVEDAWYTSEQSRTAWIYKEGDKVIALSPVCTHLGCTVNWDTNEDHPNQFFCPCHLGRFEKSGQNVANTPPTRPLDLYDTKLEDGNVLLGGTIQRRTV, from the coding sequence GTGAGCGAGAAAGAACATAAAGTTTCTAGACGTCAATTCTTATCGTATGCATTAATGGGTGTCGGCGGTTTTATGGCTGCTGCTACAGTTAGCCCGATGGTTCGTTTCGCACTAGATCCTGCTCTAGATGCAGGTGGTGATACTGAGTTTGTAAATGTTGCTACAGTAGATGAATTGACAGAGGAACCGCAACGCTTTGATTTCAAAGTAGAAGTTGAAGACGCTTGGTATACTTCCGAGCAATCAAGAACAGCTTGGATTTATAAAGAGGGAGACAAAGTCATTGCCCTTTCACCTGTATGTACCCACTTAGGTTGTACGGTTAACTGGGATACAAATGAAGATCACCCAAACCAATTTTTCTGCCCTTGTCATTTAGGTCGTTTTGAGAAGAGTGGTCAAAATGTTGCAAATACACCACCAACTAGACCATTGGACTTATATGACACTAAACTAGAGGATGGAAATGTTTTATTAGGTGGTACAATACAACGTAGGACTGTATAA
- a CDS encoding YpiF family protein, whose protein sequence is MKWTTSHIDTYLNAKEYVDTAIIPLIPIEWRSDLKGKVSMAEFTTLIVEELERQFKGRVFQILPFTYLSEESEEERVARLKKWDQHLYSGGFKHVVYITADGEWKKVEKELPDMLIWLPSLSLENMDESYAKEIIGQQMKQLLPLITNKWQEEPQEREI, encoded by the coding sequence TTGAAGTGGACAACTAGTCACATAGATACTTATTTAAATGCAAAAGAATATGTAGATACTGCAATAATCCCACTAATTCCTATTGAGTGGAGGAGTGACTTAAAGGGTAAGGTTTCTATGGCAGAATTTACAACATTAATTGTAGAGGAATTAGAGAGGCAATTTAAAGGAAGGGTGTTCCAAATATTACCTTTTACATATTTGTCAGAAGAAAGTGAGGAAGAAAGAGTTGCTAGGTTAAAAAAGTGGGATCAACACCTTTATTCCGGTGGGTTTAAGCATGTAGTTTATATCACTGCTGATGGAGAATGGAAGAAAGTAGAGAAGGAACTTCCTGATATGCTCATTTGGTTACCCTCTCTCTCTTTAGAAAATATGGATGAATCATACGCTAAAGAAATTATTGGGCAACAGATGAAACAGCTATTACCACTGATTACAAATAAGTGGCAAGAAGAGCCGCAAGAACGAGAGATATAA
- a CDS encoding nucleotide pyrophosphohydrolase, which translates to MDNKSIKDAQAQVDEYISQFKEGYFSPLAMMARLTEELGELAREINHFYGEKPKKDSEEEKTVEQEIGDVFFVLICLANSLNVNLDEALQMVMKKFETRDKDRWTKMNNEGVNE; encoded by the coding sequence ATGGATAATAAGTCTATTAAAGATGCTCAAGCACAAGTAGATGAATACATAAGTCAGTTTAAAGAAGGATATTTTAGTCCGTTAGCTATGATGGCTAGGTTAACAGAAGAATTAGGCGAGCTTGCTAGGGAAATAAATCATTTTTACGGTGAAAAGCCTAAAAAAGATTCTGAAGAAGAAAAAACAGTTGAACAAGAAATCGGGGATGTTTTTTTCGTGTTGATTTGCCTGGCTAATTCGTTAAATGTGAATCTAGATGAAGCATTACAAATGGTTATGAAAAAGTTTGAAACACGAGATAAGGACCGTTGGACGAAAATGAATAATGAAGGAGTTAATGAATGA
- a CDS encoding DUF1405 domain-containing protein, with the protein MLQLFLQLLREKSFLWLLLLINIVGTIYGYIWYGGQLAQTPTIFLPFVPDSPTASLFFCLVLIAFLLGKNWPLMEALASVTLVKYGIWAVVMILAAAIAGDTLHWTQYMLICSHLGMAVQGLLYVPYYRIKAWHLIVVAVWTLHNDFIDYIYGMHPWVSSSIYQYIREIGYFTFWLSIFSLLIVYLLNKNLKKKNLS; encoded by the coding sequence ATGCTACAACTATTTTTACAGCTGTTGAGGGAAAAATCTTTTTTATGGTTACTGTTATTAATTAATATTGTTGGTACTATATACGGATATATTTGGTATGGTGGTCAACTAGCACAAACACCAACGATATTTTTACCGTTCGTACCAGATAGCCCTACCGCAAGTTTATTTTTTTGCTTAGTTTTAATAGCATTTTTGTTAGGGAAAAATTGGCCGCTAATGGAGGCTTTAGCCTCTGTTACTTTAGTCAAATACGGTATATGGGCCGTTGTTATGATTTTAGCCGCTGCTATCGCAGGGGATACATTACATTGGACACAATACATGCTTATTTGTTCACACCTTGGAATGGCTGTACAAGGGTTGCTTTACGTGCCATACTATCGTATTAAAGCTTGGCATCTCATTGTAGTCGCAGTCTGGACACTGCATAATGATTTTATTGATTACATATATGGAATGCACCCTTGGGTTTCTAGCTCAATATATCAATATATAAGGGAAATAGGATATTTTACTTTTTGGTTAAGTATTTTTAGTTTATTAATCGTATATTTACTGAACAAAAATTTGAAGAAAAAAAATCTTTCATAA
- a CDS encoding zinc metallopeptidase produces MFESIGAYFIYLAVLMIIPLWAQSKVKSAYRKYSQVASSSGMTGAQVARKILNDNGLYDVTVEPVKGQLTDHYDPRKKVVRLSEHNYYGNSVAGAAVAAHEVGHAMQDYEGYAFLRFRHALVPVANFGSNTAIFIIIAGFLMTIPQLVLLGIVFMSAAVLFQLVTLPVEFNASNRAMEQVVSAGVIRNNEERETKKVLDAAALTYVAAALVAVIELARFVLMFLAMNRD; encoded by the coding sequence ATGTTTGAATCAATAGGAGCTTATTTCATTTACCTTGCAGTGCTTATGATAATCCCTTTATGGGCACAATCCAAAGTGAAGAGTGCTTATAGGAAATATTCCCAAGTTGCTTCCTCTTCCGGCATGACTGGAGCTCAAGTTGCAAGAAAAATCTTAAATGATAATGGATTATATGATGTTACAGTTGAACCTGTAAAAGGACAGTTAACTGACCACTATGATCCGAGAAAAAAGGTAGTCAGACTGTCAGAACACAATTATTATGGTAATTCTGTTGCAGGCGCAGCAGTAGCTGCTCATGAAGTTGGCCATGCTATGCAAGACTACGAGGGTTACGCCTTTTTACGCTTTCGTCATGCATTAGTCCCAGTAGCAAACTTCGGATCCAATACAGCTATTTTCATTATTATTGCTGGTTTTTTAATGACCATTCCTCAACTCGTATTACTAGGAATCGTATTTATGTCCGCTGCTGTTTTATTTCAGCTTGTAACATTACCGGTTGAGTTCAATGCCTCCAACCGTGCAATGGAACAAGTCGTCTCAGCAGGAGTTATACGTAATAATGAAGAGAGAGAAACAAAAAAGGTATTAGACGCCGCAGCATTAACCTATGTTGCTGCCGCATTAGTAGCAGTAATAGAATTAGCTCGATTTGTTCTCATGTTCCTAGCAATGAACAGAGATTAA
- the bshA gene encoding N-acetyl-alpha-D-glucosaminyl L-malate synthase BshA → MSYRIGITCYPTVGGSGVVATELGKALAENGHEVHFITSSVPYRLNECQANIFFHEVEVNQYSVFRYPPYDIALASKMAEIAKREKLDILHVHYAIPHAISAYLAKEMVGDHLKVVTTLHGTDITVLGYDPSLKDMIKFGIEKSDIVTAVSNDLVQQTSLLLQTSKPIETVYNFVDHRVYFPRDATYLKGQLNIEESQKIIVHVSNFRKVKRVPDVVDAFLKIQEEVDSVLLLIGDGPDLPVVREKVDALGISDRVRFLGNQKRVADLLSISDLKLLLSEKESFGLVILEAMACGVPAIGSKIGGIPEVIEHGKNGFISSLGNTQEVADFAIRVLTDEELHESMSTFALKRANSDFHKGKIVKQYEDIYAKAISLIGELK, encoded by the coding sequence ATGAGCTATAGAATTGGAATTACGTGCTATCCAACTGTTGGCGGCTCTGGTGTAGTTGCAACGGAATTAGGGAAAGCACTAGCCGAAAATGGTCATGAGGTTCACTTTATTACTTCGAGTGTTCCTTATCGACTAAATGAGTGTCAAGCAAATATTTTTTTCCATGAAGTAGAAGTTAATCAGTATTCTGTATTTCGATATCCACCATATGATATTGCTCTTGCTAGTAAAATGGCCGAAATTGCTAAGAGAGAGAAGCTAGATATTCTACATGTTCATTATGCAATTCCACATGCAATTAGTGCTTATTTAGCGAAGGAAATGGTAGGTGACCATCTTAAAGTCGTAACAACATTACATGGTACTGATATTACTGTTTTAGGGTACGACCCTTCACTTAAAGACATGATCAAGTTTGGAATTGAGAAATCAGACATTGTCACAGCAGTATCAAATGACTTAGTTCAGCAAACGAGTTTACTCTTGCAGACGTCGAAGCCGATAGAAACGGTTTATAATTTTGTCGATCATAGAGTTTATTTTCCGAGAGACGCTACATATTTAAAAGGGCAGTTGAATATTGAAGAGTCACAAAAAATTATCGTTCACGTATCTAATTTTAGGAAGGTGAAAAGGGTTCCTGACGTCGTTGATGCTTTTCTAAAAATACAAGAGGAGGTAGACTCAGTATTATTATTGATAGGTGATGGACCCGATTTACCAGTAGTTCGTGAGAAAGTCGATGCGTTAGGGATCTCAGATAGGGTGAGGTTCCTAGGAAATCAAAAGCGTGTAGCAGATTTATTATCTATTAGTGATTTAAAACTGCTACTCTCAGAAAAGGAGAGCTTCGGTCTTGTAATTTTAGAAGCGATGGCTTGTGGTGTTCCTGCAATAGGCTCAAAAATTGGAGGAATTCCTGAAGTAATCGAACATGGGAAAAATGGATTTATCAGTTCCTTAGGAAATACACAGGAGGTAGCAGATTTCGCCATCCGAGTCTTAACAGATGAAGAGCTCCATGAAAGTATGTCAACTTTTGCTCTAAAACGTGCAAATAGTGATTTTCATAAAGGTAAAATTGTAAAGCAATACGAAGATATTTATGCAAAAGCTATTTCACTTATAGGAGAATTAAAATGA
- the qcrB gene encoding menaquinol-cytochrome c reductase cytochrome b subunit: protein MLQKIYDWIDERLDITPMWRDIADHEVPEHVNPAHHFSAFVYCFGGLTFFVTVIQILSGMFLTMYYVPDIIHAYESVYFLQNEVTHGVIVRGMHHWGASLVIVMMFLHTLRVFFTGSYKKPRELNWVVGVLIFFVMLGLGFTGYLLPWDMKAYFATVVGLEIAESAPVVGGFAKALLAGGEIIGAQTLTRFFAIHVFFLPGALLGLLGAHFYMIRKQGISGPL from the coding sequence ATGCTACAAAAAATTTATGATTGGATAGATGAGCGATTAGATATTACTCCAATGTGGCGTGATATTGCAGATCATGAAGTACCTGAACATGTTAATCCAGCTCATCATTTTTCCGCATTTGTATATTGTTTTGGTGGTTTAACATTTTTTGTTACTGTAATCCAAATCTTATCGGGTATGTTCTTAACCATGTATTACGTACCAGATATTATTCATGCATATGAATCGGTGTACTTTTTGCAAAATGAAGTAACACATGGCGTAATTGTTCGTGGGATGCACCATTGGGGCGCGAGTTTAGTTATTGTTATGATGTTTCTTCATACTTTAAGAGTTTTCTTTACAGGATCTTATAAAAAACCTAGAGAATTAAACTGGGTTGTTGGTGTACTTATTTTCTTTGTTATGTTGGGATTAGGATTTACTGGTTACTTACTACCGTGGGATATGAAAGCTTACTTTGCGACAGTAGTAGGATTAGAAATTGCTGAAAGCGCACCAGTTGTTGGTGGTTTCGCAAAAGCATTATTAGCTGGTGGAGAAATAATTGGGGCCCAAACATTAACGCGTTTCTTTGCGATTCATGTATTTTTCTTACCTGGAGCTTTACTAGGGCTACTAGGAGCGCATTTCTACATGATTCGTAAGCAAGGTATTTCTGGACCGTTGTAA
- a CDS encoding sporulation protein YpjB, translated as MAERLFKIFLVLSIFIILPIQIGTAEQTGTQEKKDLWRELNHTSDSILRNVKEGNYDDAKELLNRFSDDFLSIRAADENLTMRELQVITSVYDEVNEAVVSVSLPHKDRVEKASKLRLLVDVYDAPHEMLWERTRSSLITPISNMKSAVEAGNNTKFQNDLNAFINSYETVRPAWSISLEDENYEMIEAQIKYLQHLRGNFQNDKEILEHLDRMEAQLNKIYDGTKEDTSDPSLIWVMLTIGGAIVLSLTYTGWKKYKGEKEREKQRRRDRRRLR; from the coding sequence ATGGCTGAAAGATTATTTAAAATATTCTTGGTTCTTTCGATATTTATTATTTTGCCTATACAAATAGGAACTGCAGAACAGACAGGTACTCAAGAAAAAAAAGATCTGTGGCGGGAATTAAATCATACTAGTGACTCTATTTTACGAAACGTAAAAGAAGGGAACTATGATGATGCAAAAGAGTTGCTTAACCGTTTTTCAGATGATTTCTTATCTATCCGTGCTGCAGATGAAAACTTAACGATGAGAGAGCTGCAAGTTATTACTTCTGTGTATGACGAAGTAAATGAAGCAGTTGTTAGTGTATCGTTGCCACATAAAGATAGAGTGGAAAAAGCATCTAAATTAAGGCTATTAGTCGATGTATATGATGCACCACATGAAATGCTATGGGAGAGAACGAGAAGTTCCCTTATAACACCAATTAGTAATATGAAAAGTGCGGTTGAAGCTGGCAACAATACTAAATTTCAAAATGACTTAAATGCATTTATTAATAGTTATGAAACAGTCCGTCCTGCATGGTCGATTAGTTTAGAAGATGAAAACTATGAAATGATAGAAGCACAAATAAAATATTTACAGCATTTGCGTGGAAACTTTCAAAATGATAAGGAAATTTTGGAGCATTTAGATAGAATGGAAGCACAGTTAAATAAGATTTATGATGGTACAAAAGAAGATACTTCTGATCCATCCTTAATTTGGGTCATGTTAACAATTGGTGGTGCGATCGTCCTTTCTTTAACATATACTGGTTGGAAAAAGTATAAAGGGGAAAAAGAAAGGGAAAAACAACGTAGGAGAGATCGGCGTCGTCTCCGTTAA
- a CDS encoding YitT family protein, whose translation MLGSIRIKNIIFILIGTAIMSFGLVYFNMENNLADGGFTGITLILYFMFSIDPAYSNLALNIPLFFIGWKVLGRNVFIYTIIGTLSVSLFLWIFQRFPIISLPLYDDLTLAALFAGVFIGVGLGIVFRYGGTTGGVDIIAKMAFKYFGWSIGKTMFLFDAAVILSSLIYLNYREAMYTLLAVFIIAKVIDFMQQGAYSGKAAMIISEKSEDIAAIILKEMDRGVTILKGKGTFTGLEREVLYCVVGKTETVRLKNLISKIDPHAFVTLGDVQDVMGEGFTLDENKRPLQH comes from the coding sequence ATGCTCGGTTCTATAAGAATAAAAAACATTATATTTATTTTAATAGGAACAGCAATTATGTCTTTTGGATTAGTTTATTTTAATATGGAGAACAATTTAGCAGATGGTGGTTTTACAGGTATCACGCTTATATTATACTTTATGTTCTCAATAGACCCAGCCTATTCAAACTTAGCACTAAACATTCCACTATTTTTTATCGGTTGGAAAGTGTTAGGACGTAATGTATTTATTTATACAATTATCGGTACATTAAGCGTTTCATTATTTCTATGGATTTTTCAGCGTTTCCCCATCATATCATTACCACTATATGACGATTTAACACTAGCGGCACTATTCGCTGGCGTATTTATTGGTGTTGGGCTTGGAATCGTTTTTCGCTATGGAGGTACGACAGGTGGCGTCGACATTATAGCTAAAATGGCTTTTAAGTATTTTGGATGGAGTATTGGAAAAACGATGTTTTTATTTGATGCCGCTGTTATTTTATCTTCTCTTATTTATTTAAATTACCGTGAAGCGATGTATACTTTATTAGCTGTTTTTATAATAGCTAAAGTCATTGATTTTATGCAGCAAGGAGCATACTCTGGTAAAGCCGCAATGATTATATCGGAAAAATCTGAGGATATAGCAGCTATCATTTTAAAGGAAATGGACAGAGGAGTAACGATATTAAAAGGAAAAGGTACTTTTACAGGTTTGGAAAGGGAAGTCCTTTATTGTGTTGTCGGAAAAACAGAAACTGTAAGACTAAAAAATTTAATTTCAAAGATCGACCCACATGCATTTGTTACTTTAGGAGATGTTCAAGATGTAATGGGTGAAGGTTTTACTCTAGATGAGAACAAACGACCATTACAGCATTGA